The proteins below come from a single Saccharopolyspora sp. SCSIO 74807 genomic window:
- a CDS encoding SCO6745 family protein, with product MTEPRNASANAESARRCHRALEPLHANIYFSPDADAAFTELGLQSRTARYFAGRAAPMGAVGAGVVAATFYNFNPELVAESIPQAWSVVQPSDVVAARFGAADSTLRRLLGEDQIRSEEVAEAAELARRATEACKPEARPLYAAHADLDWPEQPHVALWHAVSLLREYRGDGHLIALQSAGLSGLHALILQITSGEGLSEQFAKASRGWSDAQWGDAQDVLRAQGLLDAGNELTDAGKQLREKVEQHTDELAAAPWAHLGAEGTERLVALGKSLSKQVARAGAFPGHAFAAGHRD from the coding sequence ATGACTGAGCCGCGAAACGCCTCCGCGAACGCCGAGTCGGCCCGGCGGTGCCACCGCGCACTGGAGCCGCTGCACGCCAACATCTACTTCTCCCCCGACGCCGACGCGGCGTTCACCGAGCTGGGCCTGCAATCCCGCACGGCGCGCTACTTCGCGGGCCGCGCGGCCCCGATGGGCGCGGTCGGCGCAGGCGTGGTCGCCGCGACGTTCTACAACTTCAACCCCGAGCTGGTCGCCGAGTCGATCCCGCAGGCGTGGTCGGTCGTGCAGCCCTCGGACGTGGTCGCCGCCCGCTTCGGCGCCGCGGACAGCACGCTGCGGCGACTGCTGGGCGAAGACCAGATCCGCTCGGAAGAAGTCGCCGAGGCCGCCGAACTCGCCCGCCGCGCCACCGAGGCGTGCAAGCCGGAAGCCCGCCCGCTCTACGCCGCGCACGCCGACCTGGACTGGCCGGAGCAGCCGCACGTCGCGCTCTGGCACGCGGTCAGCCTGCTGCGCGAGTACCGCGGCGACGGGCACCTGATCGCGCTGCAGTCGGCAGGGCTGTCCGGGCTGCACGCGCTGATCCTGCAGATCACCAGCGGCGAAGGGCTTTCCGAGCAGTTCGCCAAGGCCAGCCGCGGCTGGTCGGACGCGCAGTGGGGCGACGCGCAGGACGTGCTGCGCGCGCAGGGGCTGCTCGACGCGGGCAACGAGCTCACCGACGCGGGCAAGCAGCTGCGGGAGAAGGTCGAGCAGCACACCGACGAGCTGGCGGCGGCGCCGTGGGCGCACCTGGGCGCCGAGGGCACCGAACGGCTCGTCGCGCTCGGCAAGTCGTTGAGCAAGCAGGTCGCACGAGCGGGCGCCTTCCCCGGACACGCCTTCGCGGCAGGCCACCGCGACTGA
- a CDS encoding GbsR/MarR family transcriptional regulator — protein sequence MTEYAQRTERPAMSEWIEQMAAHFEATEGMPLIAGRILAFLLICDPPERTAAELSHGLNASTGSVSTNVRLLLRLGVISKTTRQGREAALYRVEEDRWPELVRHRMQRVTGLEELTAAGLRMFSGQGERARRLRTVHEFYQWLAGEMPQLWQRWEREQPRKLRY from the coding sequence GTGACCGAGTACGCGCAGCGCACCGAACGCCCCGCGATGTCCGAGTGGATCGAGCAGATGGCCGCGCACTTCGAGGCCACCGAGGGGATGCCGCTGATCGCCGGGCGGATCCTGGCGTTCCTGCTGATCTGCGACCCACCGGAGCGCACGGCCGCGGAGCTCTCGCACGGGCTCAACGCCAGCACCGGCTCGGTCAGCACCAACGTGCGGCTGCTGCTGCGGCTCGGCGTGATCTCCAAGACGACCAGGCAGGGCCGCGAGGCGGCGCTCTACCGCGTGGAGGAGGACCGCTGGCCGGAGCTGGTGCGCCACCGGATGCAGCGGGTCACCGGGCTGGAGGAGCTCACCGCCGCCGGGCTGCGGATGTTCAGCGGGCAGGGCGAGCGGGCGCGGCGGCTGCGCACCGTGCACGAGTTCTACCAGTGGCTCGCCGGGGAAATGCCGCAGCTGTGGCAGCGCTGGGAACGCGAACAGCCCCGCAAACTGCGCTACTGA
- the sufB gene encoding Fe-S cluster assembly protein SufB, with protein MTAAAEQRTPTTVSNTGQLSQEETLATLGNYEYGWADSDAAGESARRGLNEDVVREISAKKDEPEWMLEARLKALRLFERKPMPNWGADLSGIDFEQIKYFVRSTEEQAQTWEDLPEDIKNTYDKLGIPEAEKQRLVAGVAAQYESEVVYHKIREDLEEKGVQFLDTDTALREHPEIFKEYFGSVIPAGDNKFSALNTAVWSGGSFIYVPKGVHVDIPLQAYFRINTENMGQFERTLIVVDEGAYVHYVEGCTAPIYSSDSLHSAVVEIVVKKNARCRYTTIQNWSNNVYNLVTKRAKAEEGATMEWVDGNLGSKVTMKYPSVFLMGEHAKGEVLSVAFAGESQHQDAGAKMEHMAPHTSSSIVSKSIARGGGRTSYRGLVKVAKRANHSSSNVKCDALLVDTISRSDTYPYVDVRVDDVSMGHEATVSKVSDDQLFYLMQRGLTEDEAMAMIVRGFVEPIARELPMEYALELNRLIELQMEGAVG; from the coding sequence ATGACTGCCGCTGCCGAGCAGCGCACACCCACCACGGTGTCGAACACTGGCCAGCTCAGCCAAGAAGAGACCCTCGCCACCCTGGGCAACTACGAATACGGCTGGGCCGACTCCGACGCCGCCGGTGAGTCCGCCCGCCGCGGGCTCAACGAGGACGTCGTCCGGGAGATCTCGGCCAAGAAGGACGAGCCCGAGTGGATGCTCGAAGCGCGGCTCAAGGCGCTGCGGCTGTTCGAGCGCAAGCCGATGCCGAACTGGGGCGCCGATCTGTCCGGCATCGACTTCGAGCAGATCAAGTACTTCGTGCGTTCCACCGAGGAGCAGGCCCAGACCTGGGAGGACCTGCCCGAGGACATCAAGAACACCTACGACAAGCTGGGCATCCCGGAAGCGGAGAAGCAGCGGCTGGTCGCCGGTGTCGCCGCGCAGTACGAGTCCGAGGTGGTCTACCACAAGATCCGCGAGGACCTGGAGGAGAAGGGCGTCCAGTTCCTGGACACCGACACCGCCCTGCGCGAGCACCCGGAGATCTTCAAGGAGTACTTCGGCTCGGTCATCCCGGCCGGGGACAACAAGTTCTCCGCGCTGAACACCGCGGTGTGGTCCGGCGGCTCGTTCATCTACGTGCCGAAGGGCGTGCACGTGGACATCCCGCTGCAGGCCTACTTCCGGATCAACACCGAGAACATGGGCCAGTTCGAGCGGACGCTGATCGTGGTCGACGAGGGTGCCTACGTGCACTACGTCGAGGGCTGCACCGCGCCGATCTACTCCAGCGACTCGCTGCACTCGGCGGTCGTGGAGATCGTGGTCAAGAAGAACGCGCGCTGCCGCTACACCACGATCCAGAACTGGTCGAACAACGTCTACAACCTGGTCACCAAGCGGGCCAAGGCCGAAGAGGGCGCGACCATGGAGTGGGTCGACGGCAACCTCGGCTCCAAGGTGACCATGAAGTACCCGTCGGTGTTCCTGATGGGCGAGCACGCCAAGGGCGAGGTGCTCTCGGTGGCCTTCGCCGGTGAGAGCCAGCACCAGGACGCGGGCGCGAAGATGGAGCACATGGCTCCGCACACGTCCTCGTCGATCGTGTCCAAGTCGATCGCCAGGGGCGGCGGCCGCACTTCCTACCGGGGTCTGGTGAAGGTCGCCAAGCGCGCCAACCACTCCTCGTCCAACGTCAAGTGCGACGCGTTGCTGGTGGACACCATCAGCCGCTCCGACACGTACCCCTACGTCGACGTGCGCGTCGACGACGTGTCCATGGGCCACGAGGCCACCGTCTCCAAGGTCAGCGACGACCAGCTGTTCTACCTGATGCAGCGCGGGCTGACCGAGGACGAGGCGATGGCGATGATCGTGCGCGGCTTCGTCGAGCCGATCGCGCGCGAGCTGCCGATGGAATACGCGCTGGAACTGAACCGCCTGATCGAGCTGCAGATGGAAGGGGCCGTCGGCTGA
- a CDS encoding metalloregulator ArsR/SmtB family transcription factor codes for MKNAGTPSQAVAPNSGQSAQGATAPGAAAQSGDGGTRHSVARLLLERGPITAAAVAEALGISAVAVRRHLDALVAEGEAYTRESSARQRRGRGRPAKLYLLTEVGRARFGHAYDDLAVAALRFIAESDGEQAVRSFAEQRIAALVEHHREALAAARTPAERAEVLAGALTREGYAASTRSVASGEQLCQHHCPVAHVAADFPQLCEAETAAFAEVLGTHVQRLATIANGDAACTTHVPLTRNARTTGTGAETDEVAPGPATTDQAPTAGRRPAGEQTAPIPDGGESV; via the coding sequence GTGAAAAACGCCGGAACGCCTTCCCAGGCTGTGGCGCCGAACTCCGGGCAGTCCGCTCAGGGCGCCACCGCCCCGGGTGCGGCCGCGCAGTCCGGAGACGGCGGCACCCGGCACTCGGTCGCCCGCCTCCTGCTGGAGCGGGGGCCGATCACCGCGGCTGCGGTGGCCGAAGCGCTCGGGATCAGCGCCGTCGCGGTGCGCAGGCACCTCGACGCACTGGTCGCCGAGGGCGAGGCTTACACCAGGGAGTCCTCGGCACGGCAACGCCGCGGCCGGGGCAGGCCCGCCAAGCTGTACCTGCTGACCGAGGTCGGCAGGGCCAGGTTCGGGCACGCCTACGACGACCTGGCCGTGGCGGCGTTGCGGTTCATCGCCGAATCGGACGGTGAGCAGGCGGTGCGGTCGTTCGCCGAACAGCGGATCGCCGCACTCGTCGAACACCACCGGGAGGCGCTGGCCGCCGCCCGGACTCCGGCCGAGCGGGCCGAGGTCCTTGCCGGTGCACTGACTCGCGAGGGCTACGCTGCCTCGACGCGCAGCGTCGCCTCCGGTGAGCAGCTCTGCCAGCACCACTGCCCGGTGGCGCACGTCGCTGCGGACTTCCCGCAGTTGTGCGAGGCCGAGACGGCGGCGTTCGCCGAAGTCCTCGGCACCCACGTGCAGCGGTTGGCCACCATCGCCAACGGCGATGCGGCATGCACGACGCACGTACCGCTCACGCGGAACGCGCGAACGACCGGGACCGGTGCGGAGACCGACGAGGTCGCCCCCGGACCGGCCACAACCGACCAAGCACCCACGGCCGGTCGGCGACCGGCGGGGGAGCAGACCGCCCCGATTCCTGACGGAGGGGAGTCCGTATGA
- a CDS encoding ABC transporter ATP-binding protein: MEVRGLTKSFGDTVAVAGLDLCMARGSVLALLGPNGAGKTTTVEICEGFQRPDGGTVRVLGMDPAAQGERLRPRIGVMPQGGGAYPGVRAAEMLRLIASCAADPIDPDWLLDTLGLAAAGRTPYKRLSGGQQQRLSLACALVGRPELVFLDEPTAGLDPQARRLVWDLVAALRRDGVGVLLTTHLMDEAEALADRVVIVDHGRAVADGTAAELTADPQGRQELWFRSETALDLDLLLAALPEDYEATEVRSGQYVVRGCIDPQVVSTVTSWCARHGVLANELRVSKRSLEDVFLDLTGRELRS, translated from the coding sequence CTGGAGGTGCGGGGGCTGACCAAGAGCTTCGGCGACACCGTGGCCGTGGCCGGGCTGGACCTGTGCATGGCGCGCGGCAGCGTGCTCGCACTGCTCGGCCCGAACGGTGCGGGCAAGACCACCACGGTCGAGATCTGCGAAGGCTTCCAGCGCCCGGACGGCGGGACCGTGCGCGTGCTGGGCATGGACCCCGCCGCCCAGGGCGAGCGGTTGCGGCCGCGGATCGGCGTGATGCCGCAGGGCGGCGGCGCCTACCCGGGCGTGCGCGCCGCGGAGATGCTCCGGCTGATCGCCTCCTGCGCCGCCGACCCGATCGATCCGGACTGGTTGCTGGACACGCTCGGGCTCGCCGCGGCGGGGCGAACCCCGTACAAGCGGCTCTCCGGCGGTCAGCAGCAGCGGTTGTCGCTGGCCTGCGCCCTGGTCGGGCGCCCGGAGCTGGTGTTCCTGGACGAACCGACCGCCGGGCTGGACCCGCAGGCCCGCAGGCTCGTGTGGGACCTGGTGGCGGCGTTGCGCCGCGACGGCGTGGGGGTGCTGCTGACCACGCACCTGATGGACGAGGCCGAAGCGCTGGCCGACCGCGTCGTGATCGTCGATCACGGCCGCGCCGTCGCCGACGGCACCGCGGCGGAGCTGACCGCCGATCCGCAGGGCAGGCAGGAGCTGTGGTTCCGCTCCGAAACGGCGCTGGACCTGGACCTGCTGCTGGCGGCGCTGCCGGAGGACTACGAGGCCACCGAGGTCCGCTCCGGGCAGTACGTGGTGCGCGGCTGCATCGACCCGCAGGTGGTCTCCACCGTGACGTCCTGGTGCGCCCGGCACGGGGTGCTGGCCAACGAGCTGCGGGTCAGCAAGCGGAGCCTGGAGGACGTGTTCCTCGACCTGACCGGACGGGAGTTGCGCTCGTGA
- the sufD gene encoding Fe-S cluster assembly protein SufD: MTSTTSTDDAQHGLSEHSHGGTVIPQSSRGQRFTSYDVDAFEVPGGREEDWRFTPVKRLKGLHDGTAEATGEIGVEVEAGSEVTVETVGRDDERIGKGGVPADRIAAQAWSSFEQATVVTVPKEVRPEGPVSIVVHGPGVGRTAYGHIQIRAERFADAVVVVDYRGSGVLGENIEFVVDDSARLSIVSVHDWADDATQVSSEHAYLGRDAVFRHLAVTLGGDLVRVNTTVTYGDKGGDAELLGLYFADEGQHLEHRMLVDHAEANCRSNVLYKGALQGDSAHTVWIGDVLIRAAAEATETFELNRNLVLTEGARADSVPNLEIETGEIEGAGHASAIGRFDDEQLFYLQSRGIPEDQARRLVVRGFFGEILQKITVPEVRERLEAAIEAELAVVGA; this comes from the coding sequence ATGACGAGCACCACCAGTACCGACGACGCCCAGCACGGCCTGAGCGAGCACTCCCACGGGGGGACTGTGATCCCGCAGTCCTCCCGCGGGCAGCGGTTCACCTCCTACGACGTCGATGCCTTCGAGGTTCCCGGCGGCCGCGAGGAGGACTGGCGGTTCACGCCGGTCAAGCGGCTCAAGGGGCTGCACGACGGCACCGCCGAGGCCACCGGCGAGATCGGTGTCGAGGTCGAGGCCGGCTCCGAGGTCACCGTGGAGACCGTTGGCCGCGACGACGAGCGCATCGGCAAGGGCGGCGTGCCCGCCGACCGGATCGCCGCGCAGGCGTGGAGCTCGTTCGAGCAGGCCACGGTCGTCACCGTGCCCAAGGAGGTGCGCCCGGAAGGCCCGGTCAGCATCGTCGTGCACGGCCCCGGCGTCGGGCGGACGGCCTACGGGCACATCCAGATCCGCGCCGAGCGGTTCGCCGACGCCGTCGTGGTGGTCGACTACCGCGGCTCCGGTGTGCTGGGCGAGAACATCGAGTTCGTCGTGGACGACTCCGCGCGGCTGTCGATCGTGTCCGTGCACGACTGGGCCGACGACGCCACCCAGGTCAGCTCCGAGCACGCCTACCTGGGCCGGGACGCGGTGTTCCGGCACCTGGCGGTGACCCTCGGCGGCGACCTGGTGCGGGTGAACACCACCGTGACCTACGGCGACAAGGGCGGCGACGCCGAGCTGCTGGGGCTGTACTTCGCCGACGAGGGCCAGCACCTGGAGCACCGGATGCTGGTCGACCACGCCGAGGCGAACTGCCGCAGCAACGTGCTCTACAAGGGCGCGCTGCAGGGCGATTCCGCGCACACGGTGTGGATCGGTGACGTGCTGATCCGCGCGGCGGCCGAAGCCACCGAGACCTTCGAGCTGAACCGGAACCTGGTGCTGACCGAGGGCGCCCGCGCCGACTCGGTGCCGAACCTGGAGATCGAGACCGGGGAGATCGAAGGCGCCGGGCACGCCAGCGCCATCGGCCGGTTCGACGACGAGCAGCTGTTCTACCTGCAGTCCCGCGGCATCCCGGAGGACCAGGCCCGCAGGCTCGTGGTGCGCGGCTTCTTCGGCGAGATCCTGCAGAAGATCACCGTGCCGGAGGTCCGCGAGCGGCTGGAGGCCGCGATCGAGGCCGAGCTGGCCGTCGTCGGCGCCTGA
- a CDS encoding quinone oxidoreductase yields MRAIRVQATGGPEVLELAEADRPAPGPGELLVEVAASGVNFIDTYQRSGVYSMPLPFTPGSEGAGTVAEAGPDVAGFTAGDRVAWAMTPGSYAEYAVVPAAKAVRIPEGLEDRTAAAAALQGMTAHYLIASTHPVREGETALVHAAAGGMGLLLTQLIKARGGRVIGTVSTDEKERLARGAGADEIIRYTEADVAEGVRELTGGRGVDVVYDGVGKDTFDASLASLRPRGTLALFGAASGPVPPVDPQRLNSAGSVFLTRPSLASYLLDRDELDWRAGEVFGAIADGRLDIRIGGSYPLADARKAHEDLEGRRTTGKLLLLP; encoded by the coding sequence ATGCGCGCGATCCGGGTACAGGCCACCGGCGGACCCGAGGTGCTGGAACTCGCGGAAGCCGACCGGCCGGCTCCCGGCCCGGGTGAGCTGCTGGTCGAGGTCGCCGCCTCCGGCGTCAACTTCATCGACACCTACCAGCGCAGCGGGGTCTACTCGATGCCGCTGCCGTTCACGCCGGGCTCCGAGGGCGCGGGCACGGTCGCCGAAGCCGGGCCGGATGTCGCCGGGTTCACCGCCGGGGACCGGGTCGCCTGGGCGATGACTCCGGGCAGCTACGCCGAGTACGCGGTGGTGCCCGCGGCCAAGGCGGTGCGGATCCCGGAGGGGCTGGAAGACCGCACGGCCGCTGCGGCCGCGCTGCAAGGCATGACCGCGCACTACCTGATCGCTTCCACGCATCCGGTGCGGGAAGGCGAAACCGCGCTGGTGCACGCCGCGGCGGGCGGCATGGGCCTGCTGCTCACGCAGCTGATCAAGGCCCGCGGCGGCCGGGTGATCGGCACGGTCTCCACCGACGAGAAGGAACGGCTGGCCCGGGGCGCGGGCGCGGACGAGATCATCCGCTACACCGAGGCCGACGTCGCCGAAGGGGTGCGGGAACTGACCGGCGGCCGGGGCGTGGACGTGGTCTACGACGGCGTCGGCAAGGACACCTTCGACGCGAGCCTGGCGAGCCTGCGCCCGCGCGGCACGCTGGCGCTGTTCGGCGCCGCCAGCGGCCCGGTTCCGCCGGTGGACCCGCAGCGGCTCAACAGCGCGGGCTCGGTGTTCCTGACCAGGCCGTCGCTGGCGAGCTACCTGCTGGACCGCGACGAGCTGGACTGGCGGGCCGGCGAGGTGTTCGGCGCGATCGCCGACGGGCGGCTGGACATCCGGATCGGCGGCAGCTACCCGCTCGCGGATGCCCGCAAGGCGCACGAAGACCTCGAAGGCCGCCGCACCACCGGCAAGCTCCTGCTGCTGCCCTGA
- the mptB gene encoding polyprenol phosphomannose-dependent alpha 1,6 mannosyltransferase MptB codes for MAAGDTNGAGAADPATGTDQQTARRPEGARTGDPENPRADRRAEAHGDGSAQGESVDEQFGDPERHGATEASRRQQGSGRGEDAGSEKDSGREEDPGRDQRAGTGHDGTEGSDGDPEPLAAPERRQLDLVRRFGTAGSLVLAFGAVGAGAAPVNNPLIGVRLLGLPARIPTVAMACAWLGMLMIVTAWLWLGKLSWPGRARMITRTQLDRTVVMWGLPLAIAPPLFSTDMYTYLGQNAVAASGVNPYTLGPSAALGVEHPLVANVPNIWRDTPSPYGPLFLMVGQHLARVIGTDVVFGVLLWRAVMIAGLMLAIWAIPRLAVRCGVHPVAALWLSAANPITLFHVISGAHNEALLVGIMFAAIELGLRWRRPLGVAATAVLLTIGGAIKPPGFIALGFFGVYVARRRGGRFRDLVIVAAGLLAVFLATMAVITVASGWGLGWIDTFDVPNRIKTWLAPMTAFGMTGGGLGMLLGLGNHTDSMLVITKLIGYAVTGVVCLRLLWLSFKGRVEPLTALGITLGTLAVFGPVLHPWYLLWMVIPLALSTNNTRFRITAAAICAVVALLVAPTGTAYVLRAYQIPLAVIASLIAFAVLLWFMRGKVPRLLPTRRGARPVTS; via the coding sequence GTGGCGGCAGGCGATACCAACGGTGCCGGGGCCGCGGACCCGGCCACCGGCACCGACCAGCAGACGGCCCGGCGCCCGGAAGGCGCGCGCACCGGCGACCCGGAGAACCCGCGGGCCGACCGGCGGGCGGAGGCGCACGGCGACGGCTCGGCGCAGGGTGAGTCGGTGGACGAGCAGTTCGGCGACCCGGAACGGCACGGCGCCACCGAAGCCTCGCGGCGACAGCAGGGCTCCGGCCGCGGGGAAGACGCCGGCTCCGAGAAGGACTCCGGCCGCGAGGAAGATCCTGGCCGCGACCAGCGAGCGGGCACCGGGCACGACGGCACCGAAGGCAGCGACGGCGATCCGGAGCCGCTGGCCGCGCCGGAACGCAGGCAGCTCGACCTGGTGCGCCGCTTCGGCACCGCAGGCTCGCTGGTGCTCGCCTTCGGCGCCGTCGGGGCGGGCGCCGCGCCGGTGAACAACCCGCTCATCGGAGTGCGCCTGCTCGGCCTGCCCGCTCGGATCCCGACGGTGGCGATGGCCTGCGCGTGGCTCGGGATGCTCATGATCGTCACCGCGTGGCTGTGGCTGGGCAAGCTGTCCTGGCCCGGCCGGGCGCGCATGATCACCCGCACCCAGCTGGACCGCACGGTCGTGATGTGGGGCCTGCCGCTGGCGATCGCGCCGCCGCTGTTCAGCACCGACATGTACACCTACCTCGGGCAGAACGCGGTGGCCGCCAGCGGCGTGAACCCTTACACGCTCGGGCCTTCCGCGGCGCTGGGCGTGGAGCACCCGCTGGTCGCCAACGTGCCGAACATCTGGCGCGACACGCCTTCGCCGTACGGCCCGCTGTTCCTCATGGTCGGCCAGCACCTCGCCCGGGTGATCGGGACCGACGTGGTGTTCGGCGTGCTGCTGTGGCGCGCGGTCATGATCGCCGGGCTGATGCTGGCGATCTGGGCGATCCCGCGGCTGGCGGTGCGCTGCGGGGTGCATCCGGTGGCCGCGCTGTGGCTCTCGGCGGCCAACCCGATCACGCTGTTCCACGTGATCAGCGGTGCGCACAACGAGGCGCTGCTGGTCGGGATCATGTTCGCCGCGATCGAACTGGGGCTGCGCTGGCGCCGCCCGCTGGGCGTGGCCGCGACCGCGGTGCTGCTGACCATCGGCGGCGCGATCAAACCGCCCGGATTCATCGCGCTCGGGTTCTTCGGCGTCTACGTCGCCCGCAGGCGCGGCGGGCGGTTCCGCGACCTGGTGATCGTCGCCGCCGGCCTGCTGGCGGTGTTCCTGGCCACCATGGCGGTGATCACGGTCGCCAGCGGCTGGGGCCTGGGCTGGATCGACACCTTCGACGTGCCGAACCGGATCAAGACGTGGCTGGCACCGATGACCGCGTTCGGCATGACCGGCGGTGGCCTCGGGATGCTGCTGGGGCTGGGCAACCACACCGACTCGATGCTGGTCATCACGAAGCTGATCGGCTACGCGGTGACCGGGGTCGTGTGCCTGCGGCTGCTGTGGCTGTCGTTCAAGGGCCGCGTCGAGCCGCTGACCGCGCTGGGCATCACGCTGGGCACGCTGGCGGTGTTCGGGCCGGTGCTGCACCCCTGGTACCTGCTGTGGATGGTGATCCCGCTGGCGTTGTCCACGAACAACACCCGGTTCCGGATCACCGCGGCGGCGATCTGCGCGGTGGTGGCGCTGCTGGTGGCGCCGACCGGTACGGCTTATGTGCTGCGTGCGTACCAGATCCCGCTCGCCGTGATCGCCTCGTTGATCGCGTTCGCCGTGCTGCTGTGGTTCATGCGCGGGAAGGTGCCGCGGCTGCTACCGACCCGGAGGGGTGCGCGCCCGGTCACGTCATAG
- a CDS encoding ABC transporter permease, whose translation MSRNAPAETASNTAADAPRPGERFPAGTFTPAPGRGRALRMLAAHTRVEALLIVRHGEQALLTLIIPMALLIGLSTLHIGTVPEPRVDSVAPRVLALAVMSTAFTGQAIALGFDRRYGVLKRLSATALPRWTLISGRVLATLLVVALQAVLLGITAVCLGWTPHLLGLIGGIPLLVLGTIAFGAAGVLVGGAFRAEIVLALANAIWFVLLLAGGLALPAGDLPGPVGAIAGLLPSGALAAALERTVEHAALPGWQPVVVLLLWGAAAGALAVRTTRLT comes from the coding sequence GTGAGCCGAAACGCGCCTGCGGAGACGGCGTCGAACACAGCCGCGGACGCGCCGCGGCCCGGTGAGCGCTTCCCGGCGGGCACCTTCACCCCGGCGCCGGGCAGGGGCCGGGCGCTGCGGATGCTGGCCGCGCACACCCGCGTCGAGGCGCTGCTGATCGTGCGCCACGGCGAGCAGGCGCTGCTGACCCTGATCATCCCGATGGCGCTGCTGATCGGACTGAGCACGCTGCACATCGGCACCGTGCCGGAACCGCGGGTGGACTCCGTCGCACCGCGGGTGCTGGCGCTGGCGGTGATGTCGACCGCGTTCACCGGGCAGGCGATCGCGCTGGGCTTCGACCGCCGCTACGGGGTGCTCAAGCGGCTTTCGGCGACCGCGTTGCCGCGCTGGACGCTGATCTCCGGCCGGGTGCTGGCGACGCTGCTGGTGGTGGCGTTGCAGGCGGTGCTGCTCGGGATCACGGCGGTGTGCCTCGGCTGGACGCCGCACCTGCTGGGCCTGATCGGCGGGATTCCGCTGCTGGTGCTGGGCACGATCGCGTTCGGCGCCGCGGGCGTGCTGGTCGGTGGCGCGTTCCGGGCCGAGATCGTGCTGGCGCTGGCCAACGCGATCTGGTTCGTGCTGCTGCTGGCGGGCGGGCTGGCGCTGCCTGCGGGCGACCTGCCGGGGCCGGTCGGGGCGATCGCGGGTCTGCTGCCGTCCGGCGCGCTGGCCGCGGCACTGGAACGGACCGTCGAGCACGCCGCGCTGCCGGGTTGGCAGCCGGTTGTGGTGTTGCTGCTTTGGGGCGCGGCCGCCGGGGCGCTGGCGGTCCGCACGACGCGTCTGACCTGA
- a CDS encoding heme A synthase, which produces MPTSKLARVLNPSHRVVRALALAVLVTQALISVTGSVVRVTGSGLGCPTWPQCFPGSMVPIEHPEVAALHQVIEFGNRTLTGLVGFVALACLLAAWRVRPRRPRLIKLALIMPVGVVAQAVIGGITVLVDLSWWSVSIHFMASAVLIWLAAYLFKAAGEGDEPATPVLPGRMRGLLVALTVITAAMLFAGTMVTAAGPHAGDAETPRLVLPVVTLVQVHGLLVMAYVCVLAVFGVWLRSARPTKGVLRCYIAACVLVLAQGAVGSAQYYLGVPEAMVVLHVLGATLVIAITALLWSESRYRGRVPEAPAPEAEPVPA; this is translated from the coding sequence GTGCCGACGTCGAAACTGGCCAGGGTCCTGAATCCAAGTCACCGCGTGGTGCGCGCACTGGCGCTGGCCGTGCTCGTCACCCAGGCGTTGATCTCGGTGACCGGGTCGGTGGTGCGGGTGACCGGCTCCGGCCTCGGCTGCCCCACGTGGCCGCAGTGCTTCCCCGGCAGCATGGTGCCGATCGAGCACCCGGAGGTCGCCGCGCTGCACCAGGTGATCGAGTTCGGCAACCGCACGCTGACCGGCTTGGTCGGGTTCGTGGCGCTGGCCTGCCTGCTGGCCGCCTGGCGGGTGCGGCCGCGCCGCCCGCGGCTGATCAAGCTCGCGCTGATCATGCCGGTGGGCGTGGTCGCGCAGGCGGTGATCGGCGGCATCACGGTGCTGGTGGACCTGAGCTGGTGGAGCGTGTCGATCCACTTCATGGCCTCGGCGGTGCTGATCTGGCTGGCCGCGTACCTGTTCAAGGCCGCCGGTGAGGGCGACGAGCCCGCGACTCCGGTGCTACCCGGCCGGATGCGCGGCCTGCTGGTGGCGCTGACCGTGATCACGGCCGCGATGCTGTTCGCCGGAACGATGGTGACCGCCGCGGGCCCGCACGCCGGGGACGCCGAGACTCCGCGGTTGGTGCTGCCGGTGGTGACGTTGGTGCAGGTGCACGGGCTGCTGGTGATGGCGTACGTGTGCGTGCTGGCCGTGTTCGGCGTTTGGCTGCGCAGCGCGCGGCCCACCAAGGGCGTGCTGCGCTGCTACATCGCGGCCTGCGTGCTGGTGCTGGCGCAGGGCGCGGTTGGTTCGGCGCAGTACTACTTGGGCGTGCCGGAGGCGATGGTCGTGCTGCACGTCCTCGGCGCGACGCTGGTCATCGCGATCACGGCGCTGCTGTGGAGCGAATCGCGGTACCGCGGGCGGGTCCCCGAGGCTCCGGCGCCCGAGGCCGAGCCCGTCCCGGCCTGA